In the genome of Paenibacillus sp. FSL R5-0766, one region contains:
- the opp4B gene encoding oligopeptide ABC transporter permease gives MWKTIVRRIIIMIPQIFLLSLLVFLMAKAMPGDALTGLLDPSVDPKALEAQRERLGLNNPWYVQYWDWIKNAIQGDFGQSFRFKMPVTDLIGQRVANTFWLALATLVLTYLIAIPLGIISGRYNDTWSDRLITGYTYLGFAAPLFIFALVMVWIFGFHFGWFPTGGSVAPGLTPGTFSYVMSKFYHLLLPALSMALITTVSTVQYLRSEIIDIKHKEFVITARAKGASESRIYNRHILRNSLLPIAAFFGYEITGLIGGTVFIESIFSYPGMGQLFLSSISLRDFSVVTALVLLYGVASILGALLSDIILGIVDPRIRIK, from the coding sequence ATGTGGAAAACGATAGTACGCAGAATTATCATAATGATCCCTCAGATCTTTTTACTTAGTCTTTTGGTCTTTCTGATGGCCAAGGCCATGCCGGGCGATGCACTAACGGGATTGCTTGATCCAAGCGTTGATCCCAAAGCATTGGAAGCCCAGCGAGAGAGATTGGGATTGAATAATCCTTGGTATGTGCAATATTGGGACTGGATCAAAAACGCCATCCAAGGTGATTTTGGGCAATCCTTCCGTTTCAAAATGCCGGTTACCGACTTGATCGGTCAGCGTGTAGCAAATACATTCTGGCTCGCACTGGCGACACTTGTACTGACTTACCTGATCGCTATTCCACTGGGTATCATCAGCGGTCGTTACAACGATACCTGGTCTGATCGGTTGATCACGGGATACACCTATCTGGGGTTTGCCGCACCATTGTTCATCTTCGCACTGGTGATGGTATGGATCTTCGGATTCCACTTCGGCTGGTTCCCGACAGGAGGTAGCGTTGCGCCAGGACTTACACCAGGCACATTCAGCTATGTAATGAGTAAGTTCTATCATCTATTATTGCCGGCACTATCCATGGCACTGATTACAACGGTATCTACGGTTCAATATTTACGTAGTGAAATCATTGATATCAAGCATAAGGAATTCGTTATTACTGCCAGAGCCAAAGGTGCCTCGGAATCTCGGATCTACAACAGGCATATCTTGAGGAATTCACTATTACCTATCGCCGCGTTCTTTGGATATGAGATCACAGGACTTATCGGAGGCACGGTATTTATCGAAAGTATATTCAGTTATCCAGGTATGGGGCAGTTGTTCCTGAGTTCCATCTCATTGCGTGACTTCAGCGTTGTGACTGCACTCGTATTGTTGTATGGCGTAGCTTCCATTCTTGGGGCATTGCTGTCTGACATAATTCTGGGAATTGTAGATCCACGTATACGGATCAAGTAA
- a CDS encoding ATP-binding cassette domain-containing protein produces the protein MALLEVEGLKIHFPIRGGLLKREIGSVKAVDDVSFSIEEGQTYGLVGESGSGKTTTGRAIIGLNHVTDGKILFNGKNLATERRKNRQLQRDVQMIFQDPYSSLNPKKRVIDIIAEPFRNYERLTATEEKRQVRELLEKVGLSPESIYKYPHEFSGGQRQRIGIARAIALKPKLIIADEPVSALDVSVQAQVLNFMQEIQKELNLTYLFISHDLGIIRHMCDEIGIMYKGRYVEQGTTNDIFENPQHIYTKRLIAAIPDMDPTKREEMVAFRQQVKSEYEHSYRNFFDEEGLAYSLKSISDTHRVALPQKG, from the coding sequence ATGGCATTACTCGAAGTAGAAGGGCTCAAGATACACTTTCCGATTCGCGGTGGATTGCTTAAACGGGAAATTGGCAGTGTAAAGGCTGTTGATGATGTTAGCTTCTCCATTGAAGAAGGACAGACCTATGGTCTGGTTGGCGAATCAGGTTCAGGTAAGACAACAACAGGCAGAGCCATTATTGGACTAAACCATGTCACTGACGGAAAGATTCTGTTTAATGGCAAAAATCTGGCTACGGAGCGACGTAAGAACAGGCAGCTCCAGCGTGATGTACAAATGATTTTTCAAGACCCATATTCATCACTGAATCCAAAGAAGCGGGTTATCGATATCATCGCTGAGCCGTTCCGTAACTATGAGCGTCTGACAGCTACCGAGGAAAAAAGACAAGTAAGAGAATTACTTGAAAAGGTTGGCCTGAGTCCGGAATCAATCTACAAATATCCGCATGAATTCTCAGGGGGGCAGCGTCAACGGATCGGCATTGCACGGGCTATTGCACTGAAGCCGAAGTTAATTATCGCTGATGAACCTGTATCTGCACTCGATGTATCGGTACAGGCTCAGGTACTCAACTTCATGCAGGAAATTCAAAAGGAATTAAATCTGACGTATCTGTTCATCAGTCACGATCTGGGCATCATCCGCCATATGTGTGATGAGATTGGAATTATGTATAAAGGTCGATATGTGGAACAGGGCACAACAAATGATATTTTTGAGAATCCGCAACACATCTATACCAAACGTCTTATTGCAGCCATTCCGGATATGGACCCAACCAAACGAGAGGAAATGGTAGCCTTCCGTCAACAGGTCAAATCCGAGTATGAACATTCATACCGAAATTTCTTTGATGAGGAAGGGCTTGCATACTCGCTCAAATCCATTTCCGATACTCACCGAGTAGCTCTACCTCAGAAAGGTTGA
- a CDS encoding ABC transporter ATP-binding protein: MNTELLEVRNLTTSFRIEDDYYAAVDHVNLTVKKNEVLAIVGESGSGKSAFAFSLMGLHNKAKIEGQILYKGQDIANISPSKLNKLRGKEMGMIFQDPLSALNPLMIIGEQIEEILTLHQPKLSSREKREKVIHLLNQVGIPRPEQIYKQYPHELSGGMRQRIVIAIAIANKPELLIADEPTTALDVTIQLQILELIRDLKNEINAGIILITHDLGVVAEMADRVAVMYAGEIVEIADIFTLMNDAKHPYTRSLLNSIPTLSEERSKLHVIQGIVPSLKNLPRKGCRFKARIPWISESAHEENPQMHEIAPGHFVRCTCYQHFHFPDQS; the protein is encoded by the coding sequence TTGAATACAGAGCTATTGGAAGTCAGAAATCTAACAACATCATTCAGAATTGAAGATGACTATTATGCAGCAGTGGATCACGTTAACCTTACGGTGAAGAAAAATGAAGTGTTGGCGATTGTAGGTGAATCCGGGTCAGGTAAAAGTGCTTTTGCATTCTCTCTTATGGGTTTGCACAACAAAGCAAAAATCGAAGGCCAGATTCTCTATAAAGGACAAGATATTGCCAACATCTCCCCAAGCAAGTTAAACAAGCTACGCGGTAAAGAAATGGGCATGATTTTTCAGGACCCATTGTCCGCACTAAATCCTCTAATGATTATTGGTGAACAGATTGAAGAGATTCTCACACTTCATCAGCCCAAGCTGTCTTCCAGAGAGAAGAGAGAAAAGGTCATTCACTTATTGAATCAGGTAGGGATTCCACGTCCCGAACAAATATACAAGCAGTATCCCCACGAACTATCTGGTGGTATGAGACAGAGAATTGTTATTGCCATTGCGATTGCCAACAAACCGGAACTACTCATAGCCGATGAACCAACGACGGCGCTTGACGTTACGATTCAACTACAGATTCTGGAGCTGATCCGTGATCTGAAGAATGAAATTAACGCAGGCATTATTCTCATTACACATGATCTGGGTGTCGTAGCTGAGATGGCTGATCGCGTTGCAGTTATGTATGCAGGCGAAATTGTTGAAATCGCAGATATCTTCACATTGATGAACGATGCGAAGCATCCATATACCCGCTCACTGTTGAACTCTATTCCCACCCTGTCTGAAGAAAGATCCAAATTACATGTCATCCAAGGCATCGTACCATCACTCAAAAATCTTCCTCGCAAAGGGTGCAGATTCAAAGCCCGAATTCCATGGATTAGTGAATCGGCTCATGAAGAGAACCCACAGATGCATGAAATTGCACCAGGTCACTTTGTACGGTGTACCTGTTACCAGCACTTTCATTTCCCTGACCAAAGCTGA
- a CDS encoding M15 family metallopeptidase — translation MNTSKRKGKQRKKSLKNWIIATLLLSIIYVWLQQKDDIDNMWPGTTIQDAVPITGLHPVVAENEELLVRKAARRGIEIVITHGYRSSEEQDALFNQGRSSAGNIVTNARGGESYHNYGLAIDFALRTPEGDVVWDMERDDNGNGKADWMEVVDLAKELGFTWGGDWANFPDYPHLQMDFGLSINELKRGKRPPDSQ, via the coding sequence ATGAATACATCAAAACGTAAAGGCAAACAGAGAAAAAAGAGTCTGAAAAACTGGATTATAGCTACTCTTTTACTTTCCATTATATATGTGTGGTTACAGCAAAAAGATGATATAGATAATATGTGGCCTGGGACAACAATCCAAGATGCTGTACCAATTACAGGTCTACACCCTGTAGTGGCAGAAAATGAAGAGTTATTGGTACGTAAGGCAGCGAGACGTGGAATAGAGATTGTTATCACCCACGGTTACCGAAGTTCCGAGGAGCAAGATGCACTATTCAACCAAGGACGCTCAAGTGCAGGCAATATCGTTACTAATGCGCGTGGTGGTGAGTCATATCATAACTACGGATTAGCAATTGATTTTGCATTGAGGACGCCTGAGGGTGATGTGGTGTGGGATATGGAACGGGATGATAACGGCAATGGCAAGGCAGACTGGATGGAAGTTGTGGACCTCGCCAAAGAGTTAGGTTTCACTTGGGGTGGAGATTGGGCAAACTTTCCGGACTATCCTCACTTGCAGATGGATTTTGGCTTGAGTATCAATGAGTTAAAACGTGGTAAAAGACCTCCTGACTCTCAGTAA
- the rpsR gene encoding 30S ribosomal protein S18 has translation MGFKQREGGDNDKRPARRGGRNKRRKVCFFTANKITHIDYKDTDLLRKFISERGKILPRRVTGTSAKYQRMLTIAIKRSRQIALLPYTTE, from the coding sequence ATGGGCTTCAAGCAAAGAGAAGGCGGAGACAACGATAAAAGACCGGCACGTCGTGGCGGCCGTAATAAACGTCGTAAAGTGTGCTTCTTCACAGCTAACAAAATTACTCACATCGATTATAAAGATACGGACTTGCTTCGTAAATTTATCAGCGAACGTGGAAAAATTTTGCCACGCCGTGTAACAGGTACTAGCGCTAAATATCAACGCATGCTGACGATTGCAATCAAACGCTCCCGTCAAATCGCATTATTGCCATACACAACTGAGTAG
- the ssb gene encoding single-stranded DNA-binding protein, giving the protein MLNRVILIGRLTRDPELRYTPAGVAVTQFTLAVDRPFTSQGGEKEADFIPVVTWRQLAETCANYLRKGRLAAVEGRIQVRNYENNEGKRVYVTEVIADNVRFLESANRDNSGGGGGQPMREEPSYGGGGRANNNNNSRSNNQDPFSDDGKPIDISDDDLPF; this is encoded by the coding sequence TTGTTGAACCGTGTCATTCTGATCGGCCGGTTAACCCGGGACCCTGAGTTGCGTTACACTCCAGCAGGAGTGGCAGTTACGCAATTTACTTTGGCAGTGGACAGACCGTTTACAAGCCAAGGGGGAGAAAAGGAAGCCGATTTCATTCCGGTCGTAACCTGGAGACAGCTTGCCGAGACCTGTGCGAACTACTTGCGCAAAGGACGCCTGGCTGCAGTCGAAGGACGCATTCAAGTACGGAACTACGAGAATAACGAAGGAAAACGTGTATACGTGACCGAAGTCATTGCCGATAATGTCCGTTTCTTGGAGTCAGCTAACCGTGATAATAGCGGTGGCGGCGGTGGGCAACCAATGCGTGAAGAGCCTTCTTATGGAGGCGGCGGACGCGCGAACAATAACAATAATTCGCGTAGCAACAATCAGGATCCTTTTTCCGATGACGGAAAACCGATTGATATATCGGATGATGATTTGCCATTTTAA
- the rpsF gene encoding 30S ribosomal protein S6, translated as MRKYEVMYIIRPDIEQEVVQATVDKFQGIISNGGGEVTAHDVMGKRRLAYEIKKFRDGFYVLVHFTAEPAVVTELERLMKISDEVIRYLITNDVKSA; from the coding sequence ATGCGCAAATATGAAGTGATGTACATTATTCGTCCTGACATTGAGCAAGAAGTTGTTCAAGCTACAGTCGATAAATTCCAAGGCATCATCTCCAACGGCGGTGGTGAAGTTACAGCTCACGACGTTATGGGTAAACGCCGTCTTGCGTATGAGATCAAGAAATTCCGTGATGGTTTTTATGTTCTGGTACATTTCACTGCTGAACCAGCAGTTGTAACTGAACTTGAGCGTCTCATGAAGATTTCTGACGAAGTAATTCGTTATCTCATTACCAACGACGTTAAGTCTGCTTAA
- a CDS encoding YjzC family protein, producing the protein MGEKTEFEPGDKAPNDGEYTEVGEKSFVTEIQNPKRVTLQKGEAFPETSNHNRKWKKLTKARVH; encoded by the coding sequence ATGGGTGAAAAAACCGAGTTTGAACCAGGAGACAAAGCCCCAAACGATGGAGAGTACACAGAAGTTGGGGAAAAAAGCTTTGTCACGGAAATTCAGAACCCAAAGCGGGTAACGCTGCAAAAAGGTGAGGCTTTTCCCGAAACAAGCAATCATAATCGCAAGTGGAAGAAGCTGACCAAAGCCCGCGTCCATTAA
- a CDS encoding DUF951 domain-containing protein codes for MERKSFQLGDIVQMKKQHPCGSNEMEIIRMGMDIRIKCVGCKHSVLIPRAKFEKNMKKVLRSAEDSTES; via the coding sequence GTGGAGCGTAAAAGTTTCCAGCTTGGGGATATCGTGCAGATGAAGAAGCAGCATCCCTGTGGCAGCAATGAGATGGAGATCATTCGTATGGGTATGGATATTCGGATTAAGTGTGTCGGATGTAAACACAGCGTGTTGATTCCAAGAGCGAAATTCGAGAAAAACATGAAGAAGGTACTGCGTTCAGCCGAAGATTCCACTGAATCCTGA